A genomic region of Salvelinus namaycush isolate Seneca chromosome 7, SaNama_1.0, whole genome shotgun sequence contains the following coding sequences:
- the LOC120050406 gene encoding 39S ribosomal protein L15, mitochondrial-like, with the protein MSFTRKPGGKALDILQNLPRISLANLRPEPGTKKAEKKRGRGQHGGNRSGRGHKGERQRGNRPRLGFEGGQTPFYLAIPKYGYNEGHSRRAQYQPLTLNRLQYLIDLGRVDPTQPIDLTQLVNGRGVTIQPQKRDYGVQLVGEGAGIFAAKVNIEVQMASEEAIAAIERNGGMVTTGFYDPRSLAVLCKPVPFFISGQPIPKRMLPGEDMVTYYTDATNRGYLADPEKIQKARIALARKYGYVLPDISKDELFHMLSMVKNPRQIFFGLSPGWVVNMAEKKILKPTDDKLLQYYSS; encoded by the exons ATGTCTTTTACGAGAAAACCTGGTGGGAAGGCATTAGATATTTTGCAGAATTTGCCTCGTATTTCATTAGCAAACTTACGACCTGAACCGGGGACCAAGAAGGCT GAGAAGAAACGAGGCAGAGGTCAACATGGAGGAAACAGAAGTGGCCGGGGTCACAAAGGGGAGAGGCAGCGAGGCAACCGACCTCGCCTGGGGTTCGAGGGGGGTCAGACTCCCTTCTATCTAGCCATCCCCAAATACGGCTACAATGAGGGACACAG TCGGCGGGCTCAGTACCAGCCCCTGACCCTGAACAGGCTGCAGTATCTGATTGACCTGGGCCGGGTTGACCCCACTCAGCCCATTGACCTGACTCAGCTGGTTAATGGCAGGGGAGTGACCATCCAGCCACAGAAGAGGGACTATGGTGTTCAGCTTGTTGGCGAG gGTGCTGGTATCTTTGCGGCGAAAGTCAACATAGAAGTTCAGATGGCATCTGAAGAGGCCATTGCTGCCATTGAGAGAAACGGGGGGATGGTCACTACAGGTTTCTATGACCCCAGAAGCCTTG CGGTCCTCTGTAAGCCTGTCCCATTCTTCATAAGTGGACAGCCCATTCCAAAGAGAATGTTGCCTGGGGAAGACATGGTCACCTACTACACAGATGCTACCAACCGGGGTTACCTGGCAGATCCAGAGAAGATTCAAAAGGCACGGATAGCCTTGGCCCGGAAGTATGGCTACGTTTTACCGGACATTTCCAAAGACGAATTGTTCCACATGCTCTCTATGGTAAAGAACCCCAGACAGATCTTCTTTGGCCTCTCGCCAGGCTGGGTAGTCAACATGGCCGAGAAGAAGATACTGAAACCGACTGATGATAAACTGCTCCAATATTACAGTTCATAA
- the LOC120050407 gene encoding acyl-protein thioesterase 1-like produces MCGNSMSVPLPAIVPAARKATAAVIFLHGLGDTGHGWAEAFAGIRTPHVKYICPHAPIKPVTLNMGMSMPSWFDIIGLQTDAEEDEAGIKQASENIKALIDQEVKNGIPSHRIVLGGFSQGGALSLYTALTTQQKLGGVVALSCWLPLRNSFPQASRNSANNEMHVLQCHGEADPLVPVMFGCLTVEKLKTLCNPSNIIFKTYPRMPHSACPEEMMDIKQFIEKQLPPI; encoded by the exons ATGTGCGGTAATAGTATGTCAGTGCCCTTGCCTGCGATTGTACCTGCCGCTCGGAAAGCCACTGCAGCG GTGATATTTCTTCATGGCCTAGGTGACACTGG CCATGGCTGGGCAGAGGCCTTTGCTGGGATCCGGACACCACATGTGAAATACATCTGTCCTCACGC TCCAATCAAGCCGGTTACATTAAACATGGGCATGTCCATGCCCTCCTG GTTTGACATAATCGGATTGCAAACAGATGCAGAGGAAGACGAAGCTGGTATTAAACAGGCTTCAGAGAATA TTAAAGCACTGATAGATCAAGAAGTGAAGAATGGAATACCATCACACAGAATTGTTCTTGGGGGATTTTCTCAG GGTGGAGCGTTGTCTCTGTACACAGCTCTCACAACCCAACAGAAGCTGGGGGGAGTGGTTGCTCTCAGCTGCTGGCTCCCTCTACGGAACTCCTTCCCCCAG GCATCGAGAAACTCTGCCAACAATGAGATGCATGTCCTGCAGTGCCATGGCGAGGCGGACCCTCTGGTGCCCGTAATGTTTGGATGTCTCACTGTAGAGAAGCTAAAGACCCTCTGCAATCCATCCAACATCATCTTCAAGACCTATCCCAGAATGCCACACAGTGCCTGCCCTGAG GAAATGATGGATATCAAGCAGTTTATTGAAAAGCAGCTTCCTCCAATCTAA
- the LOC120050408 gene encoding regulator of G-protein signaling 20-like: protein MGSERVEMRKRQMQVHQEAAAGVLQTQHGMGNTPTNASNACCFCWCCCCSCSCLTVRADDERIKKNTYERRAEEIANCDDSPKPILEDAMTWTMSFERLMKSSAGRGCFRQFLRTEFSEENMMFWLACEELKKETNKTVVEEKVRQIYKDFISILSPKEVSLDSRVRDVINKNMLEPTSHTFEDAQQQIYTLMQRDSYPRYMNSTAYAELLQDLAEQPPATEP from the exons ATGGGGTCCGAGCGGGTGGAGATGCGCAAGAGACAGATGCAGGTACACCAGGAAGCTGCTGCCGGTGTTCTCCAAACGCAGCACGGGATGGGGAACACGCCCACCAACGCCTCCAATGCCTGTTGCTTCTGCTGGTGTTGTTGCTGCAGCTGCTCCTG TCTGACTGTTAGGGCGGATGATGAGAGGATTAAAAAAAACACCTatgagaggagggcagaggaaaTCGCAAACTGTGATGACAG CCCCAAGCCTATTCTGGAGGATGCGATGACATGGACCATGTCATTTGAGAGGCTGATGAAGAGCTCTGCAGGGCGGGGCTGCTTCCGCCAGTTCCTGAGGACAGAGTTCAGTGAAGAGAACATGATGTTCTGGTTGGCCTGCGAGGAGCTCAAGAAGGAGACCAACAAAACTGTGGTGGAGGAGAAAGTACGACAGATCTACAAGGACTTCATCTCCATCCTCTCCCCTAAAGAG GTGAGTTTGGACTCGCGTGTTCGAGACGTGATTAACAAGAACATGTTGGAGCCCACGTCGCACACGTTCGAAGACGCCCAGCAGCAGATCTACACGCTGATGCAGAGGGACTCATACCCACGCTACATGAACTCTACAGCGTACGCAGAGCTGCTGCAGGACCTGGCCGAACAGCCACCTGCCACAGAGCCATAG